In Natrinema sp. HArc-T2, the genomic window ACCGCGCGGGCGCTGTGGCTGATCTACGCCTGGTTTACGCTCGCCGCCGTGCTCGTCTACTACGGACTGCACCTCGCAGGAGTGGCCCCGAACATGACCTTCTACAACGCCGTCGCACACGCGCTCACGTCGCTGCCGACCGGCGGCTTCTCGCCGGAGGCCCGCAGCGCCGAAGCGTTCGCGCCGATCATCCAGTGGGCGATCATGGTCTTCATGGTCGTCGCCGGGACGAACTTCGCGCTCTACTGGTACGCCTGGCGCGGTCACCTCGAGCGACTGACGGGAAACGCCGAGTTCCGGTCCTATCTGCTATCGATGGGGATCGTCGGCGGCCTCCTCTCGGCGCTGCTCTTTCTCGGCGTCGGCCTCGCGACCGTTCCCGAGGGAGTCGCGACGATTCCGGGAAGTCTCGAGCGATCGCTGCGCCACGGCCTCTTCCAGACGCTGGCGATCGTGACGACGACCGGCTACGCTAGCATGGACTTCAACACGTGGAGCGAGTCGACGCAGGTAATCCTCCTCTTCGCGATGTTTCTGGGCGGCTCAGCGGGTTCGGCAGCCGGTTCGATCAAGATCGTTCGCTGGTACGTCGTCGGGAAGTCCATGCGTCGGGAACTCTTCACGCTCGTTCACCCACAGGTGATTCGTCCGGTTCGAATGGGCGGCGTCGGCGACATCATCGACGAGGAGACGATCCACAGCATCTTCGTCTTCATGGCGCTGTTCCTGACGCTGTTCGTCGTCTCGAGCGTCCTGTTGTTCCTCGATTCCTATCGCACGCCCGACCTCTCGCTGTCGGCGCTCGAGGCAACCAGCGCCACGATCGCGACGCTTGGGAACGTCGGCCCGGGCGTTGGCGTCGTTGGGCCGATGAACAGCTACGAGCCGTTCTCCAACGCCGCGAAGCTCTACATGGTCTTTCTGATGTGGATCGGGCGGCTCGAGATCCTCTCCGTGCTGGTCATCCTGACGCCGGCGTACTGGCGCTCGTAGTTATACGGACTCCTGTCAGTCAGTTCCAGTGGGACCGCGACCCGTCCTGCGGTTGCACCGGTAACTCGTGACAGCAGACCGTATCAATCGTGGACCAGCACGTCGAGCACGTCCGGCCCGTCGCGGGCCAGCGCGTCCTCGAGTGCCCCCTCGATCTCGTCGGGCGTCTCGACCCGTTCGGCACGTGCGCCGTGGCTCTCGGCGTTTTTTACGAGATCTACCTCCGGCTCGAAGTCCATGCCGACGAACTCGTAGTCGTCTTCTTCGCCGCCCATGAGCGCGAGCGTGTTGTCCTTGAGGATGCGGTAGTTACGGTTGTCTGAGATGACGACCGTCAGATCGAGATCGTAGCGAGCGGCGCTGTAGATCGTGTGAGGATAGTACTGGTAGGAGCCGTCGCCGACGAAACCGACCACGTCCTGCGGGTCGTCCCGCTGTGCTTCCGCGACGGCGGCCCCGACCGCCGCCGGCAGCCCGTAGCCGAGCCCGCCGCCCTTGTTCGAAATGTACTGCTCGGGCTCGAGGTCCCACCGGTTGAGCATGACGAACTTCGAGGTGACGCCCTCGTCGACGATGGCGGCGTCGCCTGCAACGCGTTCCATGGCGTCGACCAGTTGGGCCTTCGAGGCGCGCGGGTCGTCCCCATCTCCTTCGCCGTAATCGCCCAGCTTGGCCTCGATCATCGCGTTAACGTCGGCGACCGCCTCGAGCCGGTCGGCCACGACATCGTCCGAGAGTCGACTCTGGGCACGCTCGGCGAGATCCTGCAGGACGAGTCCGGGATCGCCGACGACGGCCGCGTCGGCGGGCTGGTTCTTGCCGACCTGCCAGGCGTCGTCGCTGATATGGATGCAGGTCGTGTCGGGGTTGAACAGCGCCTCTTCGTGACGCGTAAGCGTCGTGTTCGTCGAGACGCCAACGAAGCAGATCGTATCGGTGTTCATCAGCATCGAAGCGAGTCCCTCGCTCGTCGGCAGATACGAGACCCACTGCTCGTGGTCGGTCGGGAAGTCAACCTCACAAGAGAGGATTTCGCCGTGGACGCGCGCCCCTGTCGCCTCCGCGAGGTCGACTGCCGCGGCGACGGCGTCGGCACCTGATCGGGCGACGCCATCGCCGACGACTAGCACCGGTTCGTCCGCCTCGGCCAGCAGGTCGGCGGCGTGCTCGAGTTGTGCTGGATCACCACCACCGGCGTTCGGAATCGGGCCGAGCCGCTCGGGCTCGGCGTCAGTTTCGGCCATCGTCACGTCCAGCGGCAAGGCGAGGAAGACCGGGCCCGTCGGCGGTGTCAGCGCCACCCGGAACGCCCGCCGGAGCATCGTCGGCAGCGCCGCCACGTCGCGGACCTCGTCTGACCACTTGCAGAACTGCCGGGCCATGTCGGCCAGTCGGCCCGAGAGGATCGGCTCCTCGTGGCGGAAGTCGGTGCTGTGATTGCCTGCGGTCACGACCAGCGGCGCGCCGGCGATCTTCGCCGCGTAGAGGTTGCCAAGCCCGTGGGCCAGCCCGGGCGTGATGTGGAGGTTCGCTACGCCAACCGGCGTGATCGAATCGTTGTGATGGGAATGGTACCGACGGCGCTGGGCGTAGCCACCGGCCATCCCGATTGCGATGTCCTCGTGGAGGCCGAGTCGGTACTCGAGATCGCTCTCCGCGAGTGCGTTCATGATCGGCAGCTCGGTCGTTCCCGGGTTCCCGAAAACGTAGTCGACGCCGTAGGACTCAAGCGCGTCAGTAATGAGAGCTGCACCGGTGTAGCCACCTGTCATGTGCTCTCATGACACACCAGTTCACATCAAGCCCCATGGTTCGAACGGGCCAGTTCCAGCGCGTGCGGCCCCGGCCCGGGTATTATACGACAGTTCGTTGTCGCTCGGATATGGCCCTCGCGAGGCACGGGACCGGGATGGGCGGGACGGCTCGAGCGCTCTGGTCACAGGTCCACCCTGTCTTCATGACGCCGCCGCTGGCCGCGTCGCTGTTCGGTGCGATCCTCGCCGGCACTGTCGATCCGCTGCTCGCGGCGATTCATCTCGTTGCGATGTTCGCAGCAGTCTATACGGCTCACGTCAAAGACGGCTACGTCGATTTCTACGTTCGGGGTGAGGACGACGACCATCCGTTGACTGAACGGGGATGTCGGCTCGCACTCGGGTTGTCGACGGCGACGGTCGCGCTGTGCTGTGTCGCCCTCGCTGTGCTCGTCAACGCCGTCGCGGTCGCGCTCGTCGTTCCGACGTGGGTGATCGCCTACCATCACGCACCACAACTGGATACGAACCCAGTGACGGCAACTTCCGGCTACCCGCTCGGGATCGCCCTCTCGCTGCTCGGCGGGTACTACGTGCAGGCGACGACGATTTCGCCCGTCGCGCTCGCGTTCGCTGTCGTCTTCCTCGTCCTTCTTTCGGGCATCAAGGTGATCGACGACGCACAAGACTACGCGTACGACCGGTCGATCGAGAAACGAACCGTCGCGGTCGCAGTCGGCCCCGGTCGTGCCTACGACGTCGCTTATGGGTTGATGGCTATCGCCCTGATGGCCGTCGCCGGGTTCGCCGCCGTGCGGTTGTTCCCCGTTACGGCGCTTCTCGCGGCGCTCGTGTTCGCAGGGGTCGCGGGAATCGCACGACGGGCCGGCCCCGAACTCGCGACCATGTTGCTCATCCGGGGCTCGTATCTCTTTCTCGCCGTGCTCGTCGCAGCCGTTCAGTTCGAGCCCCTTTCCGGGTTCGTCTGAGGCGGTCTGCTGTCAGTGCCAGAGCGCCTCTCGGCTACGATTCACAGCTCTGACAGCCCGATCGCAGGCGAAACACCACACCGATGAGACCGAGGGTGGCGATCGTGACCGCCAACTGTACGAACCCGCTGCTCAGCCCGCTGACGGCAGCGCCGCCGGCAACCGCGGTCCCACCGGCGACCGCGACGGTTCCGGTGCCGACACAGCAGAAACTCGCCAGCGTCGCAAGCCCCAGCAGCGACCCTCGAGAGGCAGACCCTGAGTCCATGCACGGCGTTCAGGTGGGCGGATAGAAATGTGTTGTGACGGTTTGCTAGCTTAGCAACCGCACGACTGCATCGACAAAACGAGACGGTCGCGTCCGATCGGCGTCTCGTCGCTCTCAGCAGGTCACGTCAGCCACCGATTCGATCAGGTATATTTCCCGACGAGGCTGCGAAGCTGCCCTTCCTGTTGCATGCCGACGAGCTGTTCGGCGGGCTGACCGTCCGAAAACAGCACGAGCGTCGGGACGCCACGGACATTGTATTGAGCGGCGAGTTGCTGGTTTGCGTCGATGTCGACCTTCGCGACGGCCGCGTCGGTCTCGGCGGCGATCGTCTCGACAACCGGCTCGAGCATCTGACACGGCCCACACCAGTCGGCGTAGAAGTCAACGAGGACGACGTCGTGTTCCGCGACAGTGTCGTCGAGCTCCGCCGACCCGTGGATCGAAATCGGCTCCGCCGGACTCTCCTGTGCCGACTCTGCGGGTGCTTCGCCTGCCGCGCGGTCGCGAAGCTCCTCGAGTTTCCGTTGGCGAATCTCCTCGAGCGTTTGATCGTCGGTCATAGCCGCCGATACGAGATACATCGCCTTAGTTGTTTTGTGTGATAGGCACAATACAGCGCACGTAAGGAGCGATCAGCGACGAGTGGAGACACCGTCGATTCGGGCGACGACCGATATCGGGAGCGACCTACTCGTCGTGTCGGGCCGGCGAGCGTCCGTCACGAGCGGACTCGTAGGTATCCTCGAACTCCTGAATCAGCATGCCGGTGCGAGCGTACCAGTCGTTGAGAAGTCGTTGCATGTCGGCTGCGAGTGCGTCCGGTTCGCGCACCCGATAGACGTAATAGTAGCCGCCGCTCTCGTAGTTCCGCTGTTCTTGGGTGACGAACCCGGTGTCGAGCAGCCGGGAGATCGACCGGTAGGCGGTCGACCGGTCACGACCGATGCCGTCAGCGACGTCGTCGACCGTCAGCGGGTCGTCCACAGTTACCAGCAGCCTGAACACTGTTCGATCGAGCTCTTTGAGCCCGTGGACGCACTCGAGGAGATCGATACACTGCAGCTCTTGGTCGAGGTATTCGCTCACCGAATCGGTCATCGTAATCGATCGTACGGTCTAGGCACCAATAAGGTTGTTCCCATAATATACAATACTATGTTCTCGAGTCGATACGAGACAGCGATATCAGTCACAGCTAACTAACTGAGACGATCCGTAAAATCAGGTTTTCCAGTCTGATATTCTGCTTTCACTGTACACTCTCGTCTCGTAGCGTAATGACAGCTCTCTCTACGAAGCCACCGTGTCGAAAGGATTTTTCTTGGACGACCCAATACCTTACATGAATGACGCTGCCTATCGATCCGAGCCGGGTCAATCCGGACGACATCGGCGCGACGCAGACGACTCTCGAGATGGACCACGAGGAAGCCATCGAGCACGTTCGTGCAGTGTTCACCGACGCTGGGCTCGGGATCCCCGTGGAGTTCTCACCCTCGGAGTTACTCAACGAGAAGGTCGACGCCGATCGCGATCCGTACTACGTCCTCGGCGCGTGCAATCCGTCGATCGCCGACCGCGCCCTCGATGCCAGCGATGGGACGATCGGCGCGCTGATGCCGTGTAACGTCGTCGTCTGGGAGGAAGCTCCCGGCACGCAGCGTGTCTACCACGTCTCGATCATGCGGATCGCACGGCTCGTCGGTATGGCACCGGCCGACGACGAAATGGAATCCATCATCGCGGACACCGGCGAACTCGTCGACGAAGCCTTCGAGAATCTCTAATCATGGGACACCATACATTCGACTCCTCGCGAGCTGACAAGCTAGAACAGGCCGACCGGCGGTATCAATTCCTCTCGGCAGAAGAACTACTGTGGGCGCTCGAGCCCGCCGCGACCGATACGATCGTCGACCTCGGCAGTGGCACCGGATTCTACACCGACGTCGTCGCCCCACACGCAGGCGACGTGTACGCGGTCGACCTCCAGGAAGAGATGCACGACTACTATCGGGACAAAGGCATCCCCGAAAACGTCGATCTCGTCACGACCGGAGTGGGCGATCTGCCCTTCGAGGCTGACGCCGTCGACGCCGCGTTCTCGACGATGACCTACCACGAGTTCGCAAGTGACGACTCTCTCGACGAGATCCGCCGCGTCCTCACGCCCGGTGGCCGACTCGTCATCCTCGACTGGGCGGGAACCGGCTCCGGCGAGCACGGCCCGCCGGTCGACGAACGCTACACCGCTGATGACGCTGCAACCGCGCTTCGCGAGCACGGCTTTACCATCGAACACGAAGCCGTCCGCCCGGAGACGTTCCTGCTGGTCGCGACCCTCGAGTAAGATCGGACATCACCCGATCGCCCGTCCGGCTGGAGGGTCGTCTCCTCGCGGTCGTGGTACTGGTGTTTACCCTCGTCGTGAGCGCGTTGGAGCCGAGCGGGCCGACAGTAAGCAGTTGCTGGATGACGGGGTGTTTCGATCTCGTACAGTTCCGGTTGCAAAAGTATTATTTCACAATACCACACAGTAATGTGTAGTGTTACCATGGATCAAGTTGCGCGCCATTCGGATATGGAACAGGCACGTGAAGCGATCAACGAGTTCAGGGCACGGGGCACCTTGCCCGACGAGTTAGAGGCGGAAATCGAAGAACAACTCAACGCGAATCCGTTAACGGCCCTTGAAAAGGTACTTGAATCCCAGAAAAACTGATTCGCTGTCGTTCAGCAAGGTAATCGAAAGCGAGGCCTGCCACGATTATCAGCACTAAGCGACATCTCCGTATCCTAGATAGTCAGTGATACACGAGATGTCCTGACCACCGTGGACCTCGGTTCGGAGTGTGAGCAATTCGGGAACTGCCGTCGTCACCAGTAGTTACCAATTGGTAACCCGGTGACGGACGCGTTGGCTTGTGTTTATAGTCACCCACTGGTAACGGGGTGACAGGAGGTAATCTGATGTCTACTGATCCATCCACATCCCACGACTACGAGGTTGCTGTCGTCGGCGGTGGTCCCGCCGGCCTGACGAGCGCGCTGTATACGACACGACTCGGGCACGAAACCGCCGTCTTCGATCGCGGTGGTGGTCGTGCCGCAATGATGCAAGAGACCCACAACGTCATCGGCGTTCCCGAATCAATATCGGGCAACGAGTTCCTCCAGACCGCCATCGAGCAGATCAAATCCTACGGCGCGGACTACCGCACGGAGTTCGTCACCAGCATCGACCGCCGCGACGACGGCGCGTTCGAACTCGAGACGGCTGGCGAAACCGTCACCGCCGAAGCCGTCGTGCTCGCGACCGGCTTTTCCGACGGTCGGCCCGAGCCACCGCTGCCCCGGACCGGTCGCGGCCTGCACTACTGTCTGCACTGCGATGCGTACATGTTCGTCGACGAGCCGGTGTACGTGATGGGCCACGACGACAGCGCCGCCATCGTCGCGATGATCATGCTCAACTACACCGACGACGTCGATATCCTGTTGCGCGGCGACGAGCCCACCTGGAGCGACGAGACGGCGACCCAGCTCGAGGGCCACCCCGTCGACATCATCGAAGCGGAGGTCACCGGCATTCAGAACGGTGACGACGGCTGGCTCGAGGCCATCGAGTTCGAGGACGGCACCGTCCGCGAGTACAGGGGCGGGTTCGCGATGTACGGCTCCGAGTACAACAACGAACTGGCGACGTCGCTCGGCGCGGAACTCAACGACGACGGGACGGTCGCCGTCGACGACCACGGTCGGACGTCGGTCGACGGCCTGTACGCCGTCGGCGACCTGACGCCGGGGCACAATCAGGTCCCCGTCGCGATGGGACAGGGGGCACAGGCCGGCATCGCGATCCACATGAGTCTGCGCGAGTTCCCGAAATCGGTCGAAGAGCTCGAGGCCGAGGGCGCAGTCGAGCCACAGGACGTTCCCGGAATCGCACCCGATCTGCGCCAGCAGGCAAACGAGCACTCGTCGGCCGAAGGCGACTGAACGGGCTGCTGTACTGATTCTCTCTAGTAGCCACTGACCGTCACTGCACACCCGATCGCGCGCCAGGTGTGCGATCGGTGTGTCACTCGGTTCAGTTGGTACTATAGCGCGTCCGACAGGAAGCCCTGTCAGTGCGCGACGCCGACGCGAGGAACCACGTCCCTTTAGGGAAGTGATGCGTAACGGTGACCCAGTGGTGCATGAGAGTATGAGACACGGGACACGTGACCGGAGAGAGGAGGCCATGTCGGACCACTATATCACCGCAGAGGAACATCTGCCCGACGAGGAGTGTACGGAGACGACGTTACAGATCACCGACGGCGAGACCAAGCGGATCTTCGAGGCGCGTGTTCGGATCGCCCGTGAGCCAGACGAACTGACCGATCCACAGCGGCTGACGGTCGTGAC contains:
- a CDS encoding TrkH family potassium uptake protein produces the protein MAQRLHVDIRSSCSLVGTVLKYLSLTLLFPTVVALYYRESPIPFLVALVVAVAVGTGLEALEPDPSLEHREAFLLVALTWFVVPLVGTIPYLVAGTGTIADPVNALFESMSGFTTTGATVMGSISVETHSRSIMMWRQLTQWLGGMGILVLMVAILSELSVGGVQLIREEAPGIEVEKLTPRIRETARALWLIYAWFTLAAVLVYYGLHLAGVAPNMTFYNAVAHALTSLPTGGFSPEARSAEAFAPIIQWAIMVFMVVAGTNFALYWYAWRGHLERLTGNAEFRSYLLSMGIVGGLLSALLFLGVGLATVPEGVATIPGSLERSLRHGLFQTLAIVTTTGYASMDFNTWSESTQVILLFAMFLGGSAGSAAGSIKIVRWYVVGKSMRRELFTLVHPQVIRPVRMGGVGDIIDEETIHSIFVFMALFLTLFVVSSVLLFLDSYRTPDLSLSALEATSATIATLGNVGPGVGVVGPMNSYEPFSNAAKLYMVFLMWIGRLEILSVLVILTPAYWRS
- a CDS encoding thiamine pyrophosphate-binding protein, translating into MTGGYTGAALITDALESYGVDYVFGNPGTTELPIMNALAESDLEYRLGLHEDIAIGMAGGYAQRRRYHSHHNDSITPVGVANLHITPGLAHGLGNLYAAKIAGAPLVVTAGNHSTDFRHEEPILSGRLADMARQFCKWSDEVRDVAALPTMLRRAFRVALTPPTGPVFLALPLDVTMAETDAEPERLGPIPNAGGGDPAQLEHAADLLAEADEPVLVVGDGVARSGADAVAAAVDLAEATGARVHGEILSCEVDFPTDHEQWVSYLPTSEGLASMLMNTDTICFVGVSTNTTLTRHEEALFNPDTTCIHISDDAWQVGKNQPADAAVVGDPGLVLQDLAERAQSRLSDDVVADRLEAVADVNAMIEAKLGDYGEGDGDDPRASKAQLVDAMERVAGDAAIVDEGVTSKFVMLNRWDLEPEQYISNKGGGLGYGLPAAVGAAVAEAQRDDPQDVVGFVGDGSYQYYPHTIYSAARYDLDLTVVISDNRNYRILKDNTLALMGGEEDDYEFVGMDFEPEVDLVKNAESHGARAERVETPDEIEGALEDALARDGPDVLDVLVHD
- a CDS encoding UbiA family prenyltransferase, encoding MALARHGTGMGGTARALWSQVHPVFMTPPLAASLFGAILAGTVDPLLAAIHLVAMFAAVYTAHVKDGYVDFYVRGEDDDHPLTERGCRLALGLSTATVALCCVALAVLVNAVAVALVVPTWVIAYHHAPQLDTNPVTATSGYPLGIALSLLGGYYVQATTISPVALAFAVVFLVLLSGIKVIDDAQDYAYDRSIEKRTVAVAVGPGRAYDVAYGLMAIALMAVAGFAAVRLFPVTALLAALVFAGVAGIARRAGPELATMLLIRGSYLFLAVLVAAVQFEPLSGFV
- the trxA gene encoding thioredoxin, whose product is MTDDQTLEEIRQRKLEELRDRAAGEAPAESAQESPAEPISIHGSAELDDTVAEHDVVLVDFYADWCGPCQMLEPVVETIAAETDAAVAKVDIDANQQLAAQYNVRGVPTLVLFSDGQPAEQLVGMQQEGQLRSLVGKYT
- a CDS encoding helix-turn-helix domain-containing protein is translated as MTDSVSEYLDQELQCIDLLECVHGLKELDRTVFRLLVTVDDPLTVDDVADGIGRDRSTAYRSISRLLDTGFVTQEQRNYESGGYYYVYRVREPDALAADMQRLLNDWYARTGMLIQEFEDTYESARDGRSPARHDE
- a CDS encoding DUF302 domain-containing protein, translated to MTLPIDPSRVNPDDIGATQTTLEMDHEEAIEHVRAVFTDAGLGIPVEFSPSELLNEKVDADRDPYYVLGACNPSIADRALDASDGTIGALMPCNVVVWEEAPGTQRVYHVSIMRIARLVGMAPADDEMESIIADTGELVDEAFENL
- a CDS encoding class I SAM-dependent methyltransferase, whose translation is MGHHTFDSSRADKLEQADRRYQFLSAEELLWALEPAATDTIVDLGSGTGFYTDVVAPHAGDVYAVDLQEEMHDYYRDKGIPENVDLVTTGVGDLPFEADAVDAAFSTMTYHEFASDDSLDEIRRVLTPGGRLVILDWAGTGSGEHGPPVDERYTADDAATALREHGFTIEHEAVRPETFLLVATLE
- a CDS encoding NAD(P)/FAD-dependent oxidoreductase; amino-acid sequence: MSTDPSTSHDYEVAVVGGGPAGLTSALYTTRLGHETAVFDRGGGRAAMMQETHNVIGVPESISGNEFLQTAIEQIKSYGADYRTEFVTSIDRRDDGAFELETAGETVTAEAVVLATGFSDGRPEPPLPRTGRGLHYCLHCDAYMFVDEPVYVMGHDDSAAIVAMIMLNYTDDVDILLRGDEPTWSDETATQLEGHPVDIIEAEVTGIQNGDDGWLEAIEFEDGTVREYRGGFAMYGSEYNNELATSLGAELNDDGTVAVDDHGRTSVDGLYAVGDLTPGHNQVPVAMGQGAQAGIAIHMSLREFPKSVEELEAEGAVEPQDVPGIAPDLRQQANEHSSAEGD